The proteins below come from a single Nitrospiraceae bacterium genomic window:
- the acpP gene encoding acyl carrier protein, whose amino-acid sequence MAVEERVKKIIVEQLGVEEDDVVPEAKFVEDLGADSLDTVELVMALEEEFEIEIPDEDAEKIQTVSAAIDFIKEKV is encoded by the coding sequence ATGGCAGTTGAAGAGCGTGTTAAAAAAATTATTGTGGAACAATTAGGTGTTGAGGAAGATGACGTGGTTCCTGAGGCCAAGTTTGTGGAAGATCTTGGAGCTGATTCCTTGGATACGGTGGAATTGGTGATGGCCTTAGAAGAAGAGTTTGAAATCGAAATTCCGGATGAAGATGCAGAAAAAATTCAAACGGTCTCGGCAGCCATCGATTTTATTAAGGAAAAAGTCTAA
- the fabG gene encoding 3-oxoacyl-[acyl-carrier-protein] reductase, with protein MLTEKIAVVTGGAQGIGQAIATTLAREGADVVVADLDAERCQETVELVQQMGRKALAVSVNVGEWEQAKGMMERVLKEWGRVDILVNNAGITRDGLLMRMKEEDWLAVLQVNLTGTFFCAKAALPSMSKQRSGRIVNIASIVGAIGNMGQANYAASKAGVIGLTKTIAREYASRNITVNAVAPGFIDTAMTQHLSPEIKEGLLNQIALKRLGQPSDVADAVCFLSSEKAGYITGHVLHVNGGMHMAS; from the coding sequence TTGTTGACGGAAAAAATTGCAGTCGTGACGGGTGGAGCCCAAGGAATCGGGCAGGCGATTGCGACCACATTGGCCAGGGAAGGCGCAGATGTGGTGGTCGCTGATCTTGATGCCGAACGTTGTCAGGAAACCGTGGAACTTGTTCAACAAATGGGTCGCAAAGCGTTGGCGGTTTCGGTCAATGTTGGCGAGTGGGAACAGGCAAAGGGAATGATGGAACGCGTCCTCAAAGAATGGGGGCGAGTGGATATCTTGGTCAATAACGCAGGTATTACGCGAGATGGCTTGCTGATGCGGATGAAAGAGGAGGATTGGCTTGCCGTCCTCCAGGTCAATTTGACCGGCACGTTTTTCTGTGCAAAGGCCGCTCTGCCTTCCATGAGCAAACAGCGAAGTGGTCGTATTGTCAATATTGCTTCCATTGTTGGAGCGATCGGGAACATGGGACAAGCCAATTATGCAGCGTCAAAGGCGGGTGTGATCGGCCTCACCAAAACAATTGCCCGGGAGTATGCCAGTCGAAATATTACCGTCAATGCCGTGGCCCCGGGATTTATTGACACGGCGATGACCCAACACCTTTCGCCGGAAATTAAAGAAGGATTACTCAATCAAATTGCATTAAAGCGGTTAGGGCAACCTTCGGACGTTGCCGACGCAGTGTGTTTTCTGAGTTCAGAGAAGGCCGGGTATATTACCGGGCATGTGTTACATGTGAATGGCGGGATGCATATGGCGTCCTAG
- the fabD gene encoding ACP S-malonyltransferase yields the protein MNPVFGFLFPGQGSQSVGMGKTLFERSPEVQALYKEAADILGYDIAALCFEGPSEQLNRTEYTQPALLVASLAAFQLVRDGPLLPAAVAGHSLGEYAALVAAGALNFGEAVNLVQKRARYMAEAVTPGSGLVAAILGLSEKDVRSVCQEAGSMGIVAPANFNSPGQTVIAGEKAAVEHAAELAKKRGAKRVMPLPVSVPVHTPLMQVAADRLKKDIDSLKWSALKVPLVNNVEAKALLSAEEVRESLVRQLPSPVRWQETIQAMALMGITHFVEIGPGKVLTGLVKRIVPEATTWNVMDQESYAHVLSHCA from the coding sequence ATGAACCCAGTTTTTGGTTTTCTGTTTCCTGGGCAAGGCTCTCAGTCTGTTGGCATGGGCAAGACTCTTTTTGAGAGGAGTCCTGAGGTTCAGGCCCTCTATAAGGAGGCCGCCGATATCTTGGGATATGATATCGCCGCGTTGTGTTTTGAGGGGCCGTCAGAACAACTCAATAGAACCGAATATACGCAGCCGGCATTGCTGGTGGCCAGTCTCGCAGCATTTCAACTGGTCCGTGATGGGCCCCTTCTTCCCGCTGCCGTTGCCGGTCATAGCTTAGGCGAATATGCCGCATTAGTGGCGGCCGGCGCGCTGAATTTTGGAGAAGCGGTTAATCTTGTACAAAAGCGCGCGCGGTATATGGCCGAGGCCGTGACTCCTGGGAGCGGGTTAGTTGCCGCGATTTTAGGCCTTTCGGAAAAGGATGTTCGAAGTGTCTGTCAAGAAGCAGGATCAATGGGCATTGTGGCTCCAGCCAATTTCAATTCTCCAGGCCAAACGGTCATTGCCGGGGAAAAAGCCGCAGTGGAGCATGCAGCAGAATTGGCCAAGAAGCGTGGAGCAAAGCGGGTCATGCCGCTTCCGGTCAGTGTCCCGGTTCATACTCCATTGATGCAGGTTGCTGCTGACAGGCTGAAAAAAGATATTGATTCTTTGAAGTGGTCTGCTTTAAAGGTACCGTTGGTTAATAATGTGGAAGCCAAAGCCCTGTTGTCGGCGGAGGAGGTTCGTGAGTCCCTTGTTCGACAATTGCCTTCTCCGGTGCGGTGGCAGGAAACCATCCAGGCCATGGCGCTTATGGGCATCACACATTTCGTGGAAATCGGTCCAGGAAAAGTTTTGACGGGATTAGTGAAGCGCATTGTTCCTGAGGCTACTACGTGGAATGTGATGGATCAGGAATCCTACGCTCACGTCCTGTCGCACTGCGCCTAA
- a CDS encoding SDR family oxidoreductase yields the protein MSGTTSWGENDWALILGVSSGFGEAAAMELANLGLNICGVHLDRKSTQANAERIASQIRLLGREVLFFNVNAADPEKRVDILKTLKQRAEESGKPVCVRVFLHSLAFGTLKPYIAESHAEAINKAQMDMTLDVMANSLVYWTQDLVAQKFLRTGSRIFSMTSAGGARVWRTYGAVSAAKSALESHTRQLALELAPLGITVNSLMAGVTDTPALRKIPGSDEMLTLAKRKNPSNRLTTTQDVADALGLLSHPKAHWITGNVICVDGGEFIVD from the coding sequence ATGTCTGGAACCACCTCATGGGGGGAAAATGATTGGGCGCTGATTCTAGGAGTCTCTAGTGGTTTTGGAGAGGCGGCGGCTATGGAGCTGGCCAATTTAGGGTTGAATATCTGTGGTGTGCATCTTGATCGAAAATCAACACAAGCGAATGCGGAGCGCATTGCGTCGCAGATTCGTTTACTTGGCCGAGAGGTCCTGTTTTTCAATGTCAATGCGGCTGATCCTGAAAAGCGTGTCGACATTTTGAAGACCCTGAAACAACGGGCGGAAGAATCCGGTAAGCCGGTCTGTGTCAGGGTGTTTTTACATTCGTTAGCTTTTGGGACCCTGAAGCCCTATATTGCAGAATCCCATGCAGAAGCCATTAATAAAGCACAGATGGACATGACGTTGGATGTCATGGCTAATAGTCTGGTGTATTGGACACAGGATTTAGTGGCACAAAAATTTTTGAGAACTGGGAGTCGAATCTTTTCCATGACCAGCGCCGGAGGTGCACGTGTCTGGCGTACCTACGGGGCGGTTTCCGCTGCAAAGTCGGCCCTGGAATCTCATACGAGGCAATTAGCCCTGGAACTGGCTCCTCTGGGTATCACAGTAAACTCGCTGATGGCAGGTGTCACTGATACTCCGGCTTTGCGTAAAATACCCGGTTCTGATGAAATGCTGACCTTAGCCAAACGAAAAAATCCTTCAAACCGACTGACCACGACCCAAGATGTCGCCGATGCGTTAGGACTGTTAAGTCATCCGAAGGCCCATTGGATCACCGGAAATGTGATTTGTGTGGATGGTGGAGAGTTTATTGTTGACTAG
- a CDS encoding ketoacyl-ACP synthase III, with translation MNSLILGTGAYVPKRVLTNADLERMVETSDTWIIERTGIRERRVVDPGQACSDLAVEAAQRALIDADVAPSEIDLILVATCTGDSPLPSTACLIQHRLGANRAAACDISAACCGFIYALAIADAYVKNGMRHVLVIGSEVMSAITDWTDRNTCVLFGDGAGAVVVGQGTEGSGILSTHLHANGGLSDMIQVPGGGSREPASKEVLQEKRCFIKMKGNETFKIAVKSMEEATKEALEANKLAMDDVDLFIPHQANMRILNAVSQRLGLGREKLMINLDRFGNTSAASIPLALDQAVREGRIHKGSVVLLAAFGAGLTWASAVVRW, from the coding sequence ATGAATAGTCTGATTTTAGGGACAGGGGCCTATGTTCCCAAGCGAGTCTTGACCAATGCGGATTTAGAACGCATGGTTGAGACCTCTGATACCTGGATTATTGAACGGACAGGGATCAGGGAGCGCCGAGTGGTTGACCCGGGGCAGGCCTGTTCCGATTTAGCGGTTGAGGCGGCTCAGCGTGCGTTAATAGATGCTGATGTGGCCCCATCCGAGATCGACCTGATCCTTGTCGCCACCTGTACAGGTGATTCCCCTCTGCCTTCCACTGCCTGTCTCATCCAACATCGGTTAGGAGCGAATCGGGCAGCGGCGTGTGATATTTCCGCCGCCTGCTGCGGGTTTATCTATGCGTTGGCTATCGCAGACGCCTATGTGAAAAATGGTATGCGGCACGTATTGGTCATTGGTTCCGAAGTTATGTCGGCGATAACCGATTGGACCGATCGCAATACGTGCGTCTTATTTGGCGACGGGGCTGGGGCGGTGGTGGTAGGACAAGGCACTGAAGGTTCGGGAATCCTTTCCACCCATTTGCATGCCAATGGCGGACTCTCGGATATGATTCAGGTGCCTGGAGGCGGATCGCGGGAACCGGCATCCAAAGAGGTTCTTCAGGAAAAACGGTGTTTTATAAAAATGAAGGGCAATGAAACATTTAAAATTGCTGTTAAATCCATGGAAGAGGCCACCAAAGAGGCATTAGAGGCCAATAAATTAGCAATGGACGATGTCGATCTGTTCATTCCTCATCAGGCCAATATGCGGATATTGAATGCGGTGAGCCAGCGATTGGGGTTGGGTCGGGAAAAGTTGATGATAAATTTAGATCGATTTGGTAATACCTCTGCAGCATCGATTCCGTTGGCGCTCGATCAGGCTGTTCGGGAGGGAAGAATTCATAAAGGAAGTGTGGTGCTGTTGGCTGCATTTGGTGCAGGTCTTACCTGGGCTTCAGCGGTCGTTCGTTGGTAA
- the plsX gene encoding phosphate acyltransferase PlsX, with translation MKIAVDAMGGDHGLSPNVEGAIQATRESSLSIILVGDEPSLQSHLDKLGGTKAGIEIFHAPQVVDMHESPALIARKKRDSSIWKATELVKNKHADALVSAGNTGATMVSAFFLLGLIQGVERPAIAATLPTRQGKAIMLDVGATVDCTARQLFQFGIMGHEYGRHLLGTDRPRVGLLSIGEEDTKGNEVTKETFKLLKDSPINFIGNVEGRDVYSGNADVIVTDGFIGNVALKISEGLADAIKKMLMKEIAQSALGRLSYLFVAGPLLRLRRKTDYAEFGGAPLLGVEGISMICHGRSSSKAIKNAILRAQALAEGGLIEEIQGDIAQGCR, from the coding sequence ATGAAAATAGCCGTGGACGCGATGGGGGGGGATCATGGATTATCTCCCAATGTCGAAGGAGCCATACAGGCTACAAGGGAATCCTCTCTCTCGATTATCCTGGTCGGGGACGAACCCTCTCTCCAATCTCATCTGGACAAACTGGGCGGCACCAAGGCCGGCATAGAGATTTTTCATGCGCCACAGGTTGTGGATATGCATGAATCTCCTGCGTTGATTGCCAGAAAAAAACGAGATTCTTCCATATGGAAAGCTACAGAATTAGTCAAAAATAAACACGCCGACGCATTGGTGAGTGCAGGAAATACGGGCGCTACGATGGTGTCAGCATTTTTTCTTTTGGGATTGATCCAGGGGGTAGAACGGCCGGCAATCGCCGCGACATTGCCGACTCGCCAGGGTAAGGCCATCATGCTCGATGTGGGCGCTACTGTTGATTGTACGGCCAGACAGCTCTTCCAGTTCGGAATCATGGGGCATGAATATGGGAGGCATCTCCTGGGAACTGATCGTCCAAGGGTAGGTCTATTGAGTATTGGTGAAGAAGACACAAAAGGGAATGAAGTCACCAAAGAAACCTTTAAATTGTTGAAAGATAGCCCTATTAATTTCATTGGTAATGTTGAAGGACGAGATGTTTATAGTGGGAATGCCGATGTCATAGTGACCGATGGATTTATTGGAAATGTGGCCTTGAAAATTTCTGAAGGATTGGCGGATGCGATAAAAAAAATGCTGATGAAAGAAATTGCCCAGTCAGCTCTGGGTCGACTTTCCTATCTGTTTGTGGCCGGCCCCCTTCTGCGGTTACGGAGAAAAACCGATTATGCCGAATTCGGCGGGGCTCCACTTTTAGGGGTTGAAGGTATCAGTATGATCTGTCATGGTCGTTCCTCCTCCAAGGCGATCAAGAATGCTATTCTTCGAGCTCAGGCTTTAGCGGAAGGCGGCTTGATTGAAGAAATCCAAGGTGATATTGCCCAAGGATGCAGGTGA
- the rpmF gene encoding 50S ribosomal protein L32, with protein sequence MANPKHKISKARRDKRRSHLKLTPPNLSTCPQCHEPKPSHTTCLNCGTYKGIAIISVEEG encoded by the coding sequence ATGGCAAATCCTAAACACAAAATTTCTAAAGCCCGTAGAGATAAGAGGCGATCTCATCTCAAGCTCACCCCGCCAAATTTGTCTACGTGCCCTCAATGTCATGAGCCCAAGCCATCTCATACGACATGTTTAAATTGTGGAACCTATAAGGGTATCGCTATCATCTCGGTTGAAGAGGGATAA
- a CDS encoding DUF177 domain-containing protein: MRCLDQFEEDVSLSCEAEFKKAVKAVNVIVPHRDKGKGGKGRDKSIDENATEEDDVYPITGNDIDLLPAIREQLILATPLQSLCNENCLGLCQVCGSNLNDGICGCCTPVTSSAPVPNFQQTKSKRNPSKRSSVSVRRGS, from the coding sequence GTGCGTTGCCTGGATCAATTTGAGGAAGATGTATCCCTGTCGTGTGAAGCGGAATTTAAAAAGGCCGTGAAAGCGGTCAATGTGATTGTGCCGCACAGGGATAAAGGAAAAGGGGGAAAGGGACGCGACAAATCCATCGATGAGAATGCGACGGAGGAAGATGATGTATACCCTATTACAGGAAATGACATCGACCTTCTTCCGGCTATTCGAGAGCAGCTTATTCTTGCTACCCCCCTTCAATCTTTATGTAATGAAAACTGCCTCGGATTGTGCCAAGTATGCGGGAGCAATTTAAATGATGGCATATGCGGGTGTTGTACCCCAGTGACTAGCTCAGCACCAGTGCCAAATTTCCAGCAAACAAAATCAAAAAGAAATCCATCCAAGCGCTCCTCTGTTTCTGTTCGAAGAGGATCGTGA
- a CDS encoding 30S ribosomal protein S18, with protein MFSLGEVSVEKGRLFQRKRVCRFCFDKTPLDYKDSNLLRNFLTERGRIIPRRTSGNCLRHQRKLTQAIKRARHVAILSFAEEH; from the coding sequence ATTTTTAGCCTAGGAGAGGTTTCTGTGGAAAAAGGACGATTGTTTCAGCGGAAAAGAGTGTGCCGCTTTTGCTTCGATAAGACGCCATTGGATTACAAGGATTCAAATTTATTGAGGAATTTTCTCACGGAACGCGGACGAATTATTCCTCGTCGGACCTCCGGAAATTGCTTGCGGCATCAAAGAAAGTTAACCCAAGCGATTAAGCGTGCCAGGCATGTGGCTATCCTTTCATTTGCAGAAGAACACTGA
- a CDS encoding single-stranded DNA-binding protein: MVGFNKVILIGNLTRDPELRYTPSGTPVVNFPLAVNRRYRQADDQKEEVCYVDIVVFGRQAEHCGQYLNKGDGAIVDGRLQQRRWETDDGQKRSKHEVVAQTVTFLPKKSSSGTSGAGVSEESTYDPEEYYPDPMP, encoded by the coding sequence ATGGTGGGATTCAATAAAGTCATATTGATTGGAAATCTGACTAGAGATCCCGAGCTTCGGTATACACCCAGCGGCACACCTGTGGTTAATTTCCCGTTAGCGGTCAACCGTCGATATCGTCAGGCCGATGATCAAAAAGAAGAGGTATGTTATGTTGATATTGTCGTGTTTGGGCGACAAGCTGAACATTGTGGTCAGTACCTCAATAAAGGTGATGGAGCCATCGTTGATGGTCGCCTACAACAACGGCGGTGGGAAACGGATGACGGGCAGAAGAGAAGCAAACATGAAGTCGTTGCTCAAACAGTAACGTTCTTGCCGAAAAAGTCCTCCTCGGGTACCTCTGGGGCAGGAGTGAGTGAGGAGTCTACTTATGATCCGGAAGAGTATTATCCAGACCCCATGCCCTAA
- the rpsF gene encoding 30S ribosomal protein S6 codes for MKLYESLCILRPVQAETENERVIEKMKEVLNQAGANILKLENSGKKKLAYDIQHERKGTYVTVQFEGPPTVVFELERFQRMEDLVMKFMTVRLNPSDLVAVGEASVEDAEDGGIQ; via the coding sequence ATGAAACTGTATGAATCACTGTGTATTCTTCGGCCCGTTCAAGCGGAAACAGAAAATGAGCGGGTGATTGAAAAAATGAAGGAAGTTCTGAATCAGGCTGGAGCGAACATTTTAAAATTGGAGAATAGCGGGAAAAAGAAGCTGGCCTATGATATTCAACATGAGCGAAAGGGGACCTATGTTACAGTTCAATTTGAAGGCCCCCCTACGGTCGTTTTTGAGTTGGAGCGCTTTCAGCGTATGGAAGATCTGGTGATGAAGTTTATGACGGTCCGGCTGAACCCAAGTGATTTGGTAGCCGTAGGTGAGGCCAGTGTGGAGGATGCAGAAGATGGTGGGATTCAATAA
- a CDS encoding aminoacyl-tRNA hydrolase: protein MHVLVGLGNPGESYKYTRHNLGWMVLEKAADRWRVTWAKQEDGFLGKGEVKGHPVLLLLPLAWMNQAGVAVRSVLQKLSPNSPDLIVVHDDLDLSLGMLKIKTRGGAGGHNGLRSVLSCLETEEFSRVKVGIGRPQNHTSPANFVLSPFSSEEWEQVVSILPKAVDALECLICEGPAIAMNRFHVRSSETGL, encoded by the coding sequence TTGCATGTGTTGGTGGGACTTGGAAACCCGGGAGAGTCCTACAAATACACGCGACACAACCTGGGCTGGATGGTTCTTGAGAAAGCGGCGGATCGTTGGCGTGTGACGTGGGCCAAGCAAGAGGATGGGTTTCTTGGAAAAGGTGAAGTTAAAGGCCATCCGGTTTTGCTTCTTCTTCCTCTTGCGTGGATGAACCAAGCTGGGGTGGCAGTCCGGTCTGTTCTTCAGAAGTTGTCTCCCAATTCGCCTGATCTCATTGTTGTCCACGACGATCTGGACCTGTCTCTGGGAATGCTCAAGATCAAAACCCGAGGTGGTGCTGGTGGTCATAATGGTCTGCGTTCTGTTTTGTCCTGCCTGGAAACGGAAGAATTCTCCAGGGTTAAGGTTGGCATAGGACGTCCTCAGAATCATACGAGCCCTGCGAACTTTGTGCTTTCACCATTTTCATCAGAAGAGTGGGAGCAGGTTGTCTCAATTCTTCCGAAAGCCGTTGATGCGTTGGAATGTTTAATTTGTGAAGGGCCGGCTATTGCCATGAATCGATTTCATGTGCGGTCCTCTGAGACAGGTCTGTGA
- a CDS encoding 50S ribosomal protein L25, with protein MKYELEVEKRDQAGKGVARQLRRQGKIPGVLYGGGKSEFVAMDHKTARNLVISQVGHTGLLTVRISGGQERIAVLQDHQIDPITGAILHVDLFEVSMKKAIRVKVPVTIIGEVPVGVKEGGILHQVMRELHIECLPAQIPDHIEIDASGFGIGDGIHVKEVTVPTGLKILDDEDLMVAHVATKMSEAKLESLLAREVAEGVAPVATAEKAAEGAATGGAVAAADKTKAASDSKAKEGKK; from the coding sequence ATGAAATATGAACTTGAAGTTGAAAAACGGGATCAGGCTGGAAAAGGCGTGGCGCGGCAACTACGGCGACAAGGGAAAATTCCTGGAGTTCTATATGGAGGAGGGAAGTCTGAATTTGTGGCCATGGACCATAAGACGGCTCGTAATCTGGTGATTTCTCAGGTTGGCCACACTGGGTTGCTGACTGTTCGGATTTCCGGTGGGCAAGAACGGATCGCCGTCCTTCAAGACCACCAAATTGATCCCATTACCGGGGCGATTCTTCATGTGGATCTCTTTGAAGTCTCGATGAAAAAAGCCATTCGCGTTAAAGTCCCCGTGACGATAATCGGAGAAGTCCCTGTTGGTGTGAAAGAAGGCGGTATTTTGCATCAGGTCATGCGCGAACTTCATATTGAGTGTTTACCGGCTCAAATTCCGGATCACATTGAAATCGATGCATCAGGATTTGGGATTGGTGACGGTATACATGTGAAGGAAGTTACAGTCCCGACAGGTCTCAAGATTTTGGATGACGAGGATCTCATGGTTGCCCATGTTGCCACGAAAATGTCTGAAGCGAAATTAGAGTCCCTCTTGGCTCGCGAGGTGGCTGAAGGGGTGGCTCCTGTTGCTACTGCGGAAAAAGCTGCCGAGGGGGCTGCCACTGGAGGGGCTGTTGCGGCGGCAGATAAAACGAAGGCCGCGTCAGATAGTAAGGCGAAGGAAGGCAAGAAGTAG
- a CDS encoding ribose-phosphate pyrophosphokinase, translating to MLRDLKLITGNSNLALAKEIAQYIGQDLSQATVTTFSDGEIRVRIDENVRGGDVFLIQSCCHPVNTSIMELLLLIDAVKRSSASRITAVIPYYGYGRQDRKDQPRVPISAKLIADLITAAGANRILTMDLHAGPIQGFFNIPVDHLYAMPVMLDYIKKQNVSDLVIVSPDAGGVERARAFAKRLNSSLAIIDKRRESPNQAEVMNIIGDVQDKHALLFDDMIDTAGTIVQTAQTCMDNGALSAWAGSTHAVLSGPALERLQSSCLREVMVTNTIPLNGKDQQCPKLKTLTVAPLLGEAILRIHREESVTSLFV from the coding sequence ATGCTCAGAGATTTAAAATTGATCACGGGTAACTCCAACCTTGCGTTGGCCAAAGAAATTGCCCAGTATATCGGGCAGGATTTGAGTCAGGCAACGGTTACAACCTTTAGTGATGGAGAGATCAGGGTTAGAATTGATGAGAATGTGCGGGGAGGCGATGTTTTTCTGATTCAATCCTGCTGCCACCCGGTGAATACTTCGATTATGGAGTTGTTGCTCCTGATCGATGCAGTCAAACGATCATCAGCTTCCAGGATCACGGCGGTCATTCCTTATTACGGATATGGGAGGCAGGATCGAAAAGATCAACCCCGGGTGCCCATAAGTGCCAAATTAATTGCGGATTTGATCACCGCAGCCGGCGCGAATCGGATTCTGACCATGGATCTTCATGCCGGACCGATTCAAGGATTCTTCAATATTCCCGTTGATCACCTTTATGCCATGCCTGTGATGTTGGACTATATTAAAAAGCAAAATGTCTCTGATTTGGTGATCGTTTCCCCTGATGCGGGAGGGGTCGAGCGAGCGAGAGCATTTGCCAAACGACTGAATTCCTCTCTCGCGATTATCGATAAGCGGCGGGAATCGCCGAATCAGGCTGAAGTGATGAATATTATTGGGGATGTTCAGGATAAGCATGCGTTATTGTTTGATGACATGATTGATACGGCGGGAACCATTGTACAGACAGCTCAAACCTGTATGGATAACGGAGCGTTGTCGGCCTGGGCTGGGAGTACCCATGCAGTCCTGTCCGGTCCAGCACTGGAGAGGTTGCAATCGTCTTGTCTCCGTGAGGTAATGGTCACAAACACCATTCCTTTAAATGGGAAGGATCAGCAATGTCCAAAACTGAAGACTCTCACCGTTGCTCCTTTGTTGGGTGAGGCGATTTTGAGGATTCATCGTGAAGAGTCGGTGACATCCTTGTTTGTATAA
- the ispE gene encoding 4-(cytidine 5'-diphospho)-2-C-methyl-D-erythritol kinase: MSGSDTSVTEIVVRAPAKVNLLIRVLDRLPNGYHNLWSLMHTVDVFDLLRIRLNPDREGLVLTCGDAPLPLDKGNLVYRAAELVLQRSEKNIGVDIELTKVIPLSAGLGGGSSDAAATLYGLSQLLGLNWTVSDLCEAGATLGSDIPFFFNAPCAVVQGWGQEVKACSLKGERWVVLVNPGFPIQTKWAYKQLSSQREAVKPLGEFTKRINRELSLSWEEVIGIMENDFEPPLFPFYPILGFIKDTLLSFGAQAALLSGSGATVFGIFRTQEEARQASTRLRHDTSWRIFDIPMGSTDLPHDPFHVGSSSQVSKV; this comes from the coding sequence ATGAGTGGGAGTGATACATCTGTGACCGAAATCGTGGTGCGGGCACCGGCCAAAGTGAATCTGTTGATTCGGGTATTGGATCGATTGCCCAATGGGTATCATAATTTGTGGTCTCTCATGCATACGGTCGATGTCTTTGATCTCCTCCGAATTAGGCTTAACCCTGACCGGGAGGGTCTTGTCTTAACGTGTGGAGATGCGCCGTTACCCTTGGATAAGGGAAATTTGGTTTATCGGGCGGCTGAATTGGTACTTCAGCGTTCTGAAAAGAATATAGGGGTTGATATTGAGCTAACCAAAGTTATTCCCTTGTCGGCCGGCCTGGGAGGTGGGAGTAGTGATGCCGCTGCCACTCTGTATGGCCTTAGTCAATTGCTAGGGTTAAATTGGACCGTATCTGACTTGTGTGAGGCTGGTGCCACACTCGGAAGTGATATTCCATTTTTTTTTAACGCACCTTGTGCAGTGGTTCAGGGGTGGGGCCAGGAAGTGAAGGCCTGTTCTCTCAAAGGCGAACGGTGGGTCGTTCTCGTCAATCCCGGCTTTCCGATTCAGACAAAATGGGCATATAAACAGCTGTCCTCCCAACGGGAGGCCGTCAAACCTCTAGGTGAATTTACGAAGAGGATAAATCGTGAATTGAGCCTTTCCTGGGAGGAAGTGATCGGGATAATGGAAAATGATTTTGAACCGCCGTTGTTTCCGTTTTATCCGATTTTGGGATTCATTAAAGACACGCTGCTTTCCTTTGGGGCTCAAGCCGCACTATTATCAGGTAGTGGAGCTACTGTATTTGGGATTTTCCGAACTCAGGAAGAAGCCAGGCAGGCTTCTACTCGGTTGCGACATGATACGAGCTGGAGAATCTTTGATATCCCGATGGGTTCGACTGATTTACCTCATGACCCATTCCATGTTGGCTCGTCTTCTCAGGTTTCCAAAGTCTAA